Proteins from one Roseovarius nanhaiticus genomic window:
- a CDS encoding Hint domain-containing protein — protein sequence MTPKTAGRDHGQMTLEAQVEPAGVLSGSIILTLDGEMPVEHLLPGDRIVTRDSGTATLTSVYRHVLRVRAVRILAGSLGDTRPDRDVVLPENQQVLVRDWRAKALFGLRQVAAPAQSLIDGEFIISEGLMTMVLHELRFDTPHVIYADGLELVAPDVRTAQRGAA from the coding sequence ATGACGCCGAAAACGGCCGGGCGCGATCACGGGCAAATGACCCTTGAGGCCCAAGTGGAGCCTGCCGGAGTGCTATCCGGCAGTATCATTTTGACTCTGGACGGTGAAATGCCGGTCGAGCATCTTTTGCCGGGGGATCGGATCGTGACGCGCGATAGCGGCACGGCAACCCTCACATCGGTTTATCGGCACGTTCTACGCGTGCGGGCAGTGCGTATCCTGGCCGGATCGCTGGGCGATACGCGGCCGGACCGCGATGTGGTGCTGCCCGAAAATCAGCAGGTGCTGGTGCGCGACTGGCGGGCCAAAGCGCTTTTTGGCTTGCGGCAGGTGGCGGCCCCGGCGCAGTCGTTAATCGACGGCGAATTCATTATCTCCGAAGGTCTGATGACCATGGTCCTGCACGAGCTGCGCTTTGACACGCCGCATGTGATCTATGCTGACGGGCTGGAACTGGTTGCACCCGACGTCCGCACGGCACAGCGCGGCGCCGCCTGA
- a CDS encoding P-II family nitrogen regulator: protein MKKIEAIIKPFKLDEVKEALQDAGIQGLSVIEVKGFGRQKGHTELYRGAEYVVDFLPKVKIEVVLDDDQVDGAIEAIVEAAKTDKIGDGKIFVSPVEQAIRIRTGETGSDAL from the coding sequence ATGAAAAAGATCGAGGCGATCATCAAGCCGTTCAAACTCGACGAGGTGAAGGAAGCTCTGCAAGACGCGGGCATCCAGGGCCTCAGCGTCATCGAGGTCAAGGGCTTTGGCCGCCAGAAAGGCCACACCGAGCTTTATCGCGGCGCCGAATATGTCGTCGATTTCCTGCCGAAGGTAAAAATCGAGGTGGTGCTGGATGACGATCAGGTCGACGGCGCCATCGAGGCCATCGTCGAGGCCGCCAAGACCGACAAGATCGGTGACGGCAAGATCTTTGTCAGCCCGGTCGAACAGGCCATCCGCATCCGCACCGGCGAGACCGGCTCGGACGCGCTGTAA
- the glnA gene encoding type I glutamate--ammonia ligase → MSAADLLKKIKDDDIEYVDIRFTDTRGRLQHVTIVSDLVDEDFIEEGFMFDGSSIAGWKSIEASDMKLMMDTDSAYVDPFYAEKTICVHCSIVEPDTGESYERDPRGTAEKAEAYLKASGIGDTAYMGPEAEFFLFDNVRYSNTINKVSYEVDAQDGSWNTDTEYEMGNMGHRPGLKGGYFPTNPTDDAHDIRAEMLSTMKRLGMKVDKHHHEVASCQHELGLLFGTLTKQADEIQKYKYVIHNVAQAYGKSATFMPKPIYGDNGSGMHVNMSIWKDGKPLFAGDKYADLSQEALWFIGGILKHAKSLNAFTNPTTNSYKRLVPGFEAPVLRAYSARNRSGCVRIPWTESPKAKRVEARFPDPAANPYLAFAALLMAGLDGIKNKIDPGEAMDKNLYDLPAEELEGIPTVCGSLREAMTELQSDMDYLLAGDVFTRDQVQGYIDLKMEEVLKYETTPHPVEFGMYYSC, encoded by the coding sequence ATGAGCGCAGCTGATCTGCTCAAGAAAATCAAGGACGACGACATCGAGTATGTCGACATCCGCTTTACCGACACGCGCGGCCGTTTGCAGCATGTGACCATCGTTTCCGACCTCGTGGACGAGGACTTCATCGAGGAAGGCTTCATGTTCGACGGCTCGTCGATCGCGGGCTGGAAGTCGATCGAGGCATCGGATATGAAGCTGATGATGGACACCGACAGCGCCTATGTCGATCCGTTCTACGCCGAGAAAACCATCTGCGTGCATTGCTCGATCGTCGAGCCGGACACCGGCGAATCCTACGAGCGCGACCCGCGCGGCACCGCCGAGAAGGCCGAGGCCTATCTCAAGGCGTCCGGCATCGGCGACACGGCCTACATGGGCCCCGAGGCCGAGTTCTTCCTCTTTGACAACGTGCGTTACTCGAACACCATCAACAAGGTGTCCTACGAGGTCGACGCGCAGGACGGCAGCTGGAACACCGACACCGAGTACGAAATGGGCAATATGGGCCACCGGCCCGGCCTGAAGGGTGGCTACTTCCCCACCAACCCGACCGATGACGCACATGACATCCGCGCCGAAATGCTGTCGACGATGAAGCGCCTTGGCATGAAGGTGGACAAGCACCACCACGAGGTGGCGTCCTGCCAGCACGAGCTGGGCCTCCTGTTCGGCACGCTGACCAAGCAGGCGGACGAGATCCAGAAGTACAAATACGTCATCCACAACGTCGCGCAGGCCTATGGCAAGTCGGCCACCTTCATGCCCAAGCCGATCTACGGCGACAACGGCAGCGGCATGCATGTGAACATGTCGATCTGGAAGGACGGCAAGCCGCTCTTCGCGGGCGACAAGTATGCCGATCTCAGCCAGGAGGCGCTGTGGTTCATCGGCGGCATCCTCAAGCATGCCAAGTCGCTGAACGCTTTCACCAACCCGACGACCAACAGCTACAAGCGTCTGGTCCCCGGCTTCGAGGCGCCCGTTCTGCGCGCCTATTCCGCGCGCAACCGCTCGGGCTGTGTCCGGATCCCCTGGACCGAAAGCCCCAAGGCCAAGCGCGTCGAGGCCCGCTTCCCCGATCCGGCGGCGAACCCCTACCTGGCGTTCGCGGCGTTGCTGATGGCTGGCCTCGACGGCATCAAGAACAAGATCGATCCCGGCGAAGCGATGGACAAGAACCTTTACGATCTGCCCGCCGAAGAGCTGGAAGGCATCCCCACCGTCTGCGGAAGCCTGCGCGAGGCGATGACCGAGCTGCAGAGCGACATGGATTACCTGCTCGCCGGTGACGTGTTCACCCGCGATCAGGTGCAGGGCTACATCGACCTGAAGATGGAAGAAGTCCTGAAATACGAAACGACACCGCACCCGGTGGAATTTGGAATGTACTATAGCTGCTGA
- a CDS encoding site-specific integrase yields MRSRLPDNPDSEEFFREYWTIRSGRKPHVVKTTWNALIIDFYRSPEFRSKAAGTRQNYRRHCEELREKNGDKDMRNFRRKQAIAARDTLADTWSKANERLAVLSILCRKAVDLEWIERNPVTDIPKLTGGEYQAWPDDKLDAYERHCDAHRLTMARTVYGLGVGTGQRLGDCIKMTWDDFDGEYMAVCQEKTDVKIWVYWPVRLQAYVRARPHAGRHIRPRNLTQPIGKRAAQKAVEDVRSALGLMHGESRLIPHGWRYSAA; encoded by the coding sequence ATGAGATCGCGCCTGCCCGATAATCCTGACAGCGAAGAGTTTTTCAGGGAATACTGGACCATCCGTTCTGGTCGGAAGCCGCATGTCGTCAAGACGACTTGGAATGCGCTAATTATCGATTTTTACAGAAGCCCCGAATTCAGGAGCAAAGCCGCAGGTACGCGCCAGAACTACCGTCGCCACTGCGAGGAACTCCGTGAGAAGAACGGCGACAAGGACATGCGGAATTTTCGCCGCAAGCAGGCAATAGCCGCCCGCGACACATTGGCCGATACGTGGTCGAAAGCGAATGAGCGGCTGGCGGTTTTGTCGATACTATGCCGGAAAGCGGTCGATCTTGAGTGGATCGAGAGGAACCCGGTTACAGACATTCCGAAACTGACGGGCGGAGAATACCAAGCTTGGCCCGATGACAAGCTTGATGCGTATGAGCGCCATTGTGATGCGCATAGGCTGACCATGGCGAGGACGGTTTACGGGCTAGGAGTCGGAACCGGACAACGGCTCGGAGACTGCATCAAGATGACTTGGGACGATTTCGACGGCGAGTATATGGCGGTCTGCCAAGAAAAAACTGACGTCAAGATTTGGGTCTACTGGCCTGTGCGCCTCCAGGCCTACGTTCGGGCGCGTCCTCATGCCGGACGGCATATCCGGCCGCGCAATCTGACCCAGCCAATCGGGAAACGGGCGGCTCAAAAGGCGGTGGAGGACGTTCGATCCGCTCTAGGTCTCATGCATGGCGAAAGCCGTCTGATTCCACATGGCTGGCGCTACTCGGCGGCATGA
- a CDS encoding aromatic ring-hydroxylating oxygenase subunit alpha → MRDFDMGSLTAQVREGHALPRGFYTEHDVYNADIRDYWNASWIWVGHISQLPEPGDFITFDYGPESVIIARDRDGNLSAFQNVCRHRGSRVCIESAGNARVFSCPYHAWTYELTGKLRRAREMPEGFDPAAHGLLPVHLREFHGMIFVCAANTPPDLDAGLAKLDPLVAPFGLADLTIAHTARYPVPANWKLALENYMECYHCAPAHLDFARSHSIKDPHDLNADLIADLAARSRAIGLPVEEVVQYCAGSASLFFKRYPLFEGYQTGSRTGAPLAPPLGTLTGHDGGATDMQIGLLNNFLIYADHVVGYRFVPTGVQETRIEVVWMVRAGAEAGRDYDMGDLTWLWHVTSMDDERIIRHNQEGVNSHHFHPGPLSEMEWGIRAFYDDYLGRVSP, encoded by the coding sequence ATGAGGGATTTCGACATGGGCTCGCTGACGGCGCAAGTGCGCGAGGGCCACGCCTTGCCGCGCGGCTTTTATACCGAGCACGACGTCTATAACGCCGATATCCGCGACTATTGGAATGCCTCTTGGATCTGGGTTGGCCACATCTCTCAACTGCCAGAGCCGGGCGATTTCATCACCTTCGACTACGGCCCCGAATCCGTGATCATCGCGCGCGATCGCGACGGCAATCTGAGCGCGTTCCAGAACGTCTGCCGCCATCGGGGCAGCCGCGTCTGCATCGAGTCGGCTGGCAATGCTCGCGTCTTTTCCTGTCCCTACCACGCCTGGACTTACGAGCTGACCGGCAAGCTGCGCCGCGCGAGAGAGATGCCCGAGGGCTTCGATCCCGCTGCACATGGTCTTTTGCCGGTGCATCTGCGCGAATTTCACGGCATGATCTTCGTCTGCGCGGCCAACACCCCGCCTGATCTGGACGCTGGCCTGGCAAAGCTGGATCCGCTGGTAGCGCCCTTCGGGTTGGCCGATTTGACCATTGCGCACACCGCCAGATACCCCGTCCCCGCCAACTGGAAGTTGGCGCTGGAAAACTACATGGAGTGCTATCATTGTGCGCCCGCCCACCTCGACTTCGCGCGCTCGCACAGCATCAAGGATCCGCATGACCTGAACGCTGATCTGATCGCGGATCTGGCCGCACGCTCGCGCGCCATCGGCCTGCCGGTCGAAGAGGTGGTGCAATACTGTGCGGGCTCGGCCAGCCTTTTTTTCAAGCGCTATCCGTTATTTGAAGGCTACCAGACCGGCAGCCGCACGGGCGCGCCCTTGGCACCGCCTTTGGGAACGCTGACAGGCCATGACGGCGGCGCGACGGACATGCAGATCGGACTTTTGAACAATTTCCTGATCTACGCCGATCACGTTGTGGGCTACCGTTTTGTTCCCACCGGGGTGCAGGAAACCCGCATCGAGGTGGTCTGGATGGTGCGCGCTGGCGCCGAGGCGGGGCGCGATTATGACATGGGCGATCTGACCTGGCTTTGGCACGTTACATCGATGGATGACGAGCGGATCATTCGCCACAACCAAGAGGGGGTGAATTCGCATCACTTCCACCCCGGCCCGCTGTCGGAGATGGAGTGGGGCATTCGCGCGTTTTACGATGATTATCTGGGCCGCGTCTCGCCCTGA
- a CDS encoding NAD(P)H-hydrate dehydratase — protein sequence MDRQPRLVTMGPARIASLRKPGGAHKYDHGHAVILSGGAGATGAARLAARAALRIGAGLVTLGVPPAAQLEVAAHETAVMLMRIQDAQTLNARLEDARISALCLGPGLGVDRAGPLLARALVDARCPLVIDADALTAIGKDGALMAALHSGCLLTPHMGEFARMFPDIEVPDAVTPRAAALRRAAERAGCTILLKGAETLIAGPDGTCYRHSATGDRAAPWLATAGAGDVLAGIITGLIARGHAPIDAAATGAWLHAEAARLFGPGLVAEDLPEVLPRVLSRLGV from the coding sequence ATGGACCGACAACCACGCCTTGTCACGATGGGGCCCGCGCGGATCGCAAGCCTTCGCAAGCCCGGTGGAGCGCATAAATACGATCATGGCCACGCGGTAATCCTTAGCGGTGGGGCCGGCGCGACGGGCGCCGCTCGGCTGGCCGCGCGGGCGGCATTGCGCATCGGGGCGGGTCTGGTGACGCTGGGCGTGCCGCCCGCGGCGCAGCTGGAGGTGGCGGCGCATGAGACCGCGGTGATGCTGATGCGTATCCAGGATGCGCAGACGCTAAACGCGCGTCTGGAGGATGCACGGATATCGGCGCTTTGCCTCGGGCCCGGTCTGGGCGTTGACCGGGCGGGTCCGCTTCTGGCCCGCGCGCTGGTCGATGCGCGCTGCCCGCTTGTGATAGACGCCGACGCGCTCACGGCGATCGGCAAGGATGGCGCGTTGATGGCGGCGCTCCATTCCGGTTGCCTCCTGACGCCGCATATGGGCGAGTTTGCGCGGATGTTCCCTGACATCGAGGTGCCGGACGCTGTGACGCCGCGTGCCGCGGCGCTGCGCCGCGCGGCTGAACGGGCGGGCTGCACGATCCTGCTGAAGGGCGCCGAGACGCTGATCGCCGGACCGGACGGCACCTGCTATCGGCACAGCGCGACCGGGGACCGCGCTGCGCCGTGGCTGGCGACGGCGGGGGCGGGGGATGTTCTGGCGGGGATCATCACGGGGCTGATCGCGCGCGGCCATGCGCCGATAGACGCGGCAGCCACGGGCGCTTGGCTGCATGCCGAGGCGGCACGTCTCTTCGGGCCGGGCCTTGTCGCCGAGGATCTGCCCGAAGTGCTTCCGCGCGTGTTGTCGCGGCTGGGCGTCTAG
- a CDS encoding FAD-dependent oxidoreductase, with protein sequence MSASPYAALFEPVKIGPVTAPSRFYQVPHCSGMGHLRPQADAAMRGMKAAGGWGVVCNQETEIHPTSDLSPYPEGRLWDRDDIPALRLMTDAIHAHGALAGIELAHNGAHAANLMTRAPVLAPSEASIETLYPKQARMMDRTDICNLRAWHRQAAINAREAGFDIIYVYAGHEMVLPQHFMLPRLNQRSDEYGGSLENRVRLARELLEETKEAVGDTCAVAFRFAVDEMAGAGGMEAGGEGLEVIKMLADLPDLWDVNVSGWQNDSVTTRFQPEDGYQNSYIAAVKDITQRPVVGVGRLTSPDLMLSMVQKGIVDFIGAARPSIADPFLPAKIRDGRVEEIRECIGCNICVSSDTHAIPIRCTQNPTMGEEWRRGWHPEEIEPVEASGGALVIGAGPAGLECAMQLARRGMDVTLADAGEGMGGRVTREGTLSGLGAWTRVMEHRLYDLRQRGNVQMFTQSRLDADQVAELGLPHVFVATGARWRRDGVGRRHLEAFPVDAAMPILTPDDIMDGAAPPNGPVVIYDDEQIYMGGVLALHLAEAGRDVTLITPAAIVSPWTQMTLEQDRVQRGLIAAGVSTCTGRTMAQIGAGACTTHGIYGEAERTHDCASVVMVTGRARDTALYDALMAMREEGKIALETLQLIGDAAQPGLIADAVYSGHAAARALGQDAGAVEAAFFRREMTALS encoded by the coding sequence ATGTCTGCCAGCCCCTATGCCGCTCTCTTCGAGCCGGTCAAGATCGGCCCCGTGACGGCACCGAGCCGCTTCTACCAGGTGCCCCATTGCAGCGGCATGGGTCATCTGCGCCCGCAGGCCGACGCGGCCATGCGTGGCATGAAGGCCGCAGGCGGCTGGGGTGTGGTGTGCAACCAAGAGACGGAAATTCACCCCACTTCCGATCTCAGCCCCTATCCTGAGGGGCGGCTGTGGGACCGCGATGATATCCCGGCGCTGCGCCTAATGACCGACGCGATCCACGCGCATGGCGCGCTGGCTGGGATCGAGCTGGCCCATAATGGCGCGCACGCCGCCAACCTGATGACCCGCGCGCCGGTTCTGGCCCCGTCCGAGGCCAGCATCGAGACGCTCTATCCCAAACAGGCGCGCATGATGGACCGCACCGATATCTGCAATCTCCGGGCGTGGCACAGGCAGGCGGCGATCAATGCGCGCGAGGCGGGCTTCGACATCATCTACGTCTATGCCGGGCACGAGATGGTTCTGCCGCAGCACTTCATGCTGCCGCGCCTGAACCAGCGCAGTGATGAATACGGCGGTAGCCTGGAGAACCGCGTGCGCTTGGCGCGTGAGCTGCTGGAGGAGACGAAAGAGGCGGTGGGCGATACCTGCGCCGTCGCCTTCCGCTTTGCGGTGGATGAGATGGCGGGCGCGGGTGGCATGGAGGCGGGCGGCGAGGGCCTTGAAGTCATTAAGATGCTGGCCGATCTGCCCGACCTTTGGGACGTGAACGTCTCTGGCTGGCAGAACGACAGCGTGACCACGCGGTTTCAGCCCGAGGACGGCTATCAGAACAGCTATATCGCGGCGGTGAAGGACATCACGCAGCGTCCGGTGGTGGGCGTAGGGCGTCTGACCTCGCCGGATTTGATGCTGTCGATGGTGCAGAAGGGCATCGTCGATTTCATCGGCGCCGCACGGCCCTCCATCGCCGATCCGTTCCTGCCCGCCAAGATCCGCGATGGCCGGGTGGAGGAGATCCGCGAGTGCATCGGCTGCAACATATGCGTTTCGTCCGACACCCACGCGATCCCGATCCGCTGCACGCAGAATCCGACGATGGGCGAGGAATGGCGCCGCGGCTGGCACCCCGAGGAGATTGAACCGGTCGAGGCCAGCGGCGGCGCTCTGGTGATCGGCGCCGGGCCTGCGGGGCTGGAATGCGCGATGCAGCTGGCGCGGCGTGGCATGGATGTGACGCTGGCCGACGCTGGCGAGGGCATGGGCGGGCGCGTGACGCGCGAGGGCACGCTCAGCGGCCTTGGCGCGTGGACGCGCGTAATGGAGCATCGCCTGTACGATCTGCGCCAGCGCGGAAATGTGCAGATGTTCACGCAAAGCCGCCTCGATGCGGATCAAGTGGCCGAGCTAGGCCTGCCCCACGTCTTTGTCGCCACTGGCGCGCGCTGGCGGCGCGATGGAGTCGGCCGCAGACATCTTGAGGCGTTTCCAGTGGATGCGGCCATGCCGATCCTCACGCCGGATGACATCATGGACGGCGCCGCGCCCCCGAATGGCCCCGTGGTGATCTACGATGACGAGCAGATCTATATGGGCGGCGTTCTGGCGCTGCACTTGGCCGAGGCGGGACGCGATGTGACACTGATCACACCCGCTGCCATCGTCAGCCCCTGGACCCAAATGACGCTGGAGCAGGATCGCGTGCAGCGCGGTCTGATCGCCGCTGGCGTGAGCACCTGCACGGGGCGCACGATGGCCCAGATCGGGGCAGGGGCCTGCACCACCCACGGTATCTACGGCGAGGCCGAGCGAACCCATGATTGCGCCAGCGTAGTCATGGTGACGGGCCGCGCGCGCGACACCGCGCTTTACGACGCGCTGATGGCGATGCGCGAAGAGGGCAAGATTGCACTTGAGACACTCCAGCTGATCGGCGATGCCGCGCAGCCTGGCCTGATCGCAGACGCGGTCTATTCCGGTCATGCGGCGGCGCGCGCCCTGGGCCAGGACGCGGGCGCGGTCGAGGCCGCGTTTTTTCGCCGCGAGATGACGGCGCTGAGCTAA
- a CDS encoding aminotransferase, with the protein MTSVASLDSNLPAAEDLHDWDRTHQLHPWAAMDDWRGYDHMMVDSAKGIYLWDSAGKRFIDGPGGMWCVQIGYGRREMADAIASQVMTLPYTSPWTTVTEPSAVLAKKLADMAPGDLNNVFFTTGGSTAVDTAIRTVHFMNNRLGRPDKKIVIAREKGYHGSTYLASSVTGKERDKSRFDVEKRLVRFLPDVNPYRRPEGMSVEDWCDEKVADLENMIAEVGAENVGAFIAEPILCSGGVIVPPEGYHKRTREICRKHDILYISDEVVTGFGRLGHWFASQEVFGITPDIITCAKGLTSGYLPLGACIISDSVMERMTDPDDSVLFANGYTYSAHPVCCAAALKNIEILEDEKILEHVRELAPHFQERLRALRRFDVVGDVRGMGLLGCIEGGAKTLAGERRLGAMLDEVCEEMGLLVRPLINMAVFSPPLVITRAEVDEMFDILERALEEVTRRLSDA; encoded by the coding sequence ATGACGTCCGTTGCCTCCCTCGACAGCAATCTTCCTGCAGCGGAGGATCTGCACGACTGGGACCGTACCCATCAGCTGCACCCATGGGCCGCCATGGATGACTGGCGCGGCTATGATCACATGATGGTCGACAGTGCCAAGGGCATCTACCTGTGGGACAGTGCGGGCAAGCGCTTCATTGACGGGCCAGGAGGGATGTGGTGCGTCCAGATCGGCTATGGCCGCCGCGAGATGGCCGATGCCATCGCATCGCAGGTCATGACGCTGCCCTACACCTCGCCCTGGACGACAGTGACGGAGCCTTCGGCGGTCCTCGCCAAGAAGCTGGCTGATATGGCGCCGGGCGATCTCAATAACGTCTTCTTCACGACGGGCGGCTCGACTGCGGTGGATACCGCGATCCGCACCGTTCATTTCATGAACAACCGCCTCGGCCGGCCGGACAAGAAGATCGTGATCGCGCGCGAGAAGGGCTATCACGGCTCGACCTATCTGGCCTCGTCGGTCACCGGCAAGGAGCGCGACAAATCCCGTTTCGACGTCGAAAAGCGCCTCGTGCGCTTTCTGCCTGACGTCAATCCCTATCGCCGCCCCGAAGGCATGAGCGTCGAGGACTGGTGCGATGAGAAGGTCGCCGATCTGGAGAACATGATTGCCGAGGTGGGCGCCGAGAATGTGGGCGCCTTCATCGCCGAGCCGATCCTGTGCTCGGGAGGGGTGATCGTGCCGCCCGAGGGCTATCACAAACGCACGCGCGAGATCTGCCGCAAGCACGACATCCTTTACATCTCGGACGAGGTGGTGACCGGCTTCGGGCGGCTCGGCCACTGGTTTGCCTCGCAGGAGGTCTTCGGGATCACGCCCGATATCATCACCTGCGCCAAGGGTCTCACCTCGGGCTATCTGCCGCTCGGGGCCTGCATCATCTCGGATAGCGTGATGGAGCGGATGACCGACCCGGACGACTCGGTGCTCTTCGCCAATGGCTACACCTATTCGGCGCACCCCGTCTGCTGCGCTGCCGCGCTCAAGAATATCGAGATTCTCGAGGATGAGAAGATCCTCGAGCATGTGCGTGAGCTCGCCCCGCATTTCCAAGAGCGTTTGCGGGCGCTGCGCCGCTTCGACGTGGTGGGCGACGTGCGCGGCATGGGCCTTCTGGGCTGCATCGAGGGCGGCGCGAAAACACTTGCCGGAGAACGTCGTCTTGGCGCTATGCTGGACGAGGTCTGCGAGGAAATGGGGCTTCTGGTGCGTCCGCTCATCAACATGGCGGTGTTTTCGCCGCCTCTTGTGATCACACGCGCCGAAGTCGACGAGATGTTCGATATCCTCGAGCGTGCGTTGGAAGAGGTGACGCGGCGGCTTTCCGACGCGTGA
- a CDS encoding TetR family transcriptional regulator, giving the protein MKDNRQRLIEAALAAIADVGYAATSVSEITRRAGLSRGMIHLHFKGKDALIAEAARIASDAYHAHLEAAVAAAGPAPAARIRAIIAGDLSPQIMNPRSVGIWYELRGAARTRPEIALHAGTRGGPLETWLSADFLALDPGDAPRAGAAARGTIALLEGTWTDFMLAPDGYDAAAAEGMIHRFLRGLYPAGF; this is encoded by the coding sequence GTGAAAGACAACCGCCAGCGCCTGATCGAGGCCGCACTCGCCGCGATCGCCGATGTGGGCTATGCCGCCACCTCGGTCAGTGAAATCACCAGGCGCGCGGGGCTCTCGCGCGGGATGATCCACCTGCATTTCAAGGGAAAGGATGCGCTGATTGCCGAAGCGGCGCGTATCGCCTCCGACGCCTACCACGCGCATCTGGAGGCGGCCGTCGCCGCCGCCGGCCCCGCCCCCGCCGCGCGCATCCGGGCCATCATCGCGGGCGATCTGTCGCCTCAGATCATGAATCCGCGTAGCGTGGGAATCTGGTACGAATTGCGCGGGGCCGCCCGCACGCGCCCTGAAATCGCGCTGCACGCAGGCACGCGCGGCGGACCACTAGAAACCTGGCTGAGTGCCGATTTCCTCGCGCTGGATCCCGGCGACGCGCCTCGTGCCGGCGCCGCCGCACGCGGTACCATCGCCCTGCTCGAGGGCACTTGGACTGATTTCATGCTGGCCCCTGACGGATATGACGCCGCCGCAGCCGAAGGCATGATTCACCGATTCTTGCGCGGGCTTTATCCGGCCGGATTTTAG
- a CDS encoding TetR/AcrR family transcriptional regulator, producing MAEQPSPRPRKERKENADRRRQQLLDATWRSIAQNGLGRTTLATVAAQAELSQGVAVFYFKSKIGLLTEALRDHYARYQATWERALEEAGDDPRERLIALIRADFDPDICNPEALSIWFAFWGEQKFTPDYAAISAQFDAARNDAIREACAALMEGAPEDEINRTGDWIDTFSDGCWQRLHVLPNSYSAGDCLDETLALAARLIPQIATRLMPR from the coding sequence ATGGCCGAACAACCCAGTCCGAGGCCCCGCAAGGAGCGCAAGGAGAATGCCGACAGGCGGCGGCAGCAATTGCTGGACGCGACCTGGCGCTCGATCGCCCAGAACGGGCTGGGGCGCACGACTCTGGCGACGGTCGCCGCGCAGGCGGAGCTCTCGCAGGGGGTGGCCGTTTTCTACTTCAAGTCGAAAATCGGCCTTCTGACCGAGGCGCTGCGCGATCACTACGCGCGCTATCAGGCGACCTGGGAGCGCGCCCTGGAGGAGGCGGGCGACGATCCACGCGAGCGTCTGATCGCGCTCATCCGCGCCGATTTCGACCCAGATATCTGCAATCCCGAGGCGCTCTCGATCTGGTTCGCATTTTGGGGCGAGCAAAAGTTCACACCCGATTACGCGGCCATCTCGGCTCAGTTCGACGCTGCCCGCAACGATGCGATCCGCGAGGCCTGCGCGGCCCTGATGGAGGGCGCGCCAGAGGACGAGATCAACCGCACCGGCGATTGGATCGACACGTTTTCCGATGGTTGCTGGCAGCGCCTGCACGTCTTGCCGAACAGCTATAGCGCCGGGGATTGCCTCGACGAGACGCTGGCGCTGGCTGCGCGTCTGATCCCGCAGATCGCGACGCGTTTAATGCCGCGATAA